Part of the Clostridium sporogenes genome, TAAATATGTCTTTTTTTCTTAATTCCATCATTAAGGTATTTATAGTAATCTTTACTTTTTTTAAATTATAATCTAACAATTTACCATTACTTATTAATACAATGGGGTCACCATCAATCAATTTTCTAAAATTAATACTTTTGATATCTAAATAGTCTGTAATAACAACCAATATAGTAACAACAATGGCTGAAATTAAAGCTAAAAGTGGGGTTTCTCGTGGACCTAATGCTATTCTTACTCCAATGGACCCAATTAAAACACCAATCATAAAATCATAAAATGTTATATTTGATATTAATTTTCTTCCCATTATTCTTCCTAAGATTAATAGAATAATATAAGTAAAAATGCTCCTAATAATTACTTCCATAATTTTCCCTGACATAGCATACTCCTTCTGTTAACATTTTCCTATTTATATGTTCACCTTTCCCTTAAAAAATATTCATTTACTCTTTTTAGGTTCTCCTATATAACTGTTAGGCAACTATAATCAATTTGAATAAAATTACATTAAATTTACCATCGCTATCTTTACTTAAGAACAATAAAGAAGAATCTATCTTCAAGTATTTGCTAAAGCTAAGCACTTGAAAATAGATTCTTTTATGCCTTTTTATTTTGATTTAGTAGGTTTACATGAACTGTGACAGTCACAACAATTTCCGCTACAACAATTTCCATTTTTCTTGTCTTTATAAACTTTGTGTCCAACAAAGACAAATGACCCTATTACTAATGTACCAATTATAAA contains:
- a CDS encoding FeoB-associated Cys-rich membrane protein; this encodes MSTFIIGTLVIGSFVFVGHKVYKDKKNGNCCSGNCCDCHSSCKPTKSK
- a CDS encoding DUF421 domain-containing protein; translated protein: MSGKIMEVIIRSIFTYIILLILGRIMGRKLISNITFYDFMIGVLIGSIGVRIALGPRETPLLALISAIVVTILVVITDYLDIKSINFRKLIDGDPIVLISNGKLLDYNLKKVKITINTLMMELRKKDIFNVDDVAFAVIETDGELSVLPKANKQPITTGDLNISTNTNGLMRDIIIDGKIMYDNLELTNYDEQWVRGQLKNNNIYNVEEVFYAGLNSTGILYISTKTKQ